One segment of Flammeovirga agarivorans DNA contains the following:
- a CDS encoding nuclear transport factor 2 family protein, producing the protein MESSNKEKVVALLNSFNTGDPTPISYINPEKYIQHNLAVGDGLSGFGEVMKNAPEGGFKANVIRAFEDGDYVFTHTEYDFFGPKAGFDVFRFEDGQIVEHWDNLAAVTPANPSGRTQFDGATEIADINKTEDNRKVVQQFVDEVLLNGKMDNLTVLVNPTKYIQHNSAVADGLDGLGAALKYFAENGMVMKYDKVHKVLAEGNFVLTMSEGKFGKAPGDHVAYYDLFRLENGQIVEHWDVIQPIPSKDEWKNQNGKF; encoded by the coding sequence ATGGAATCATCTAACAAAGAGAAAGTCGTAGCCCTACTAAACAGTTTCAACACAGGAGACCCTACACCTATTTCATACATCAACCCTGAAAAGTACATCCAACACAACCTTGCTGTTGGCGATGGTCTATCTGGATTCGGAGAAGTAATGAAAAATGCACCGGAAGGTGGTTTTAAAGCCAATGTCATCCGCGCTTTTGAAGATGGAGATTATGTATTCACACATACCGAGTACGATTTCTTCGGACCGAAAGCTGGTTTTGATGTTTTTAGATTCGAAGATGGTCAGATAGTTGAGCACTGGGATAATTTAGCTGCTGTTACACCAGCCAATCCAAGTGGAAGAACTCAATTTGATGGTGCTACTGAAATTGCTGATATCAATAAAACAGAAGACAATAGAAAAGTGGTCCAACAGTTTGTCGATGAAGTTTTATTGAATGGTAAAATGGATAACTTAACTGTTCTCGTCAATCCAACAAAATACATTCAACATAACTCTGCTGTTGCTGATGGGTTGGATGGCCTTGGAGCTGCCCTTAAATATTTTGCTGAAAATGGAATGGTTATGAAATATGACAAAGTACACAAAGTGTTAGCCGAAGGTAATTTTGTCCTAACTATGAGTGAAGGTAAGTTTGGTAAAGCACCAGGTGATCATGTCGCTTATTATGACTTGTTCCGTTTAGAAAATGGTCAAATTGTAGAACATTGGGATGTCATTCAGCCGATTCCTTCCAAAGATGAATGGAAAAATCAAAATGGCAAGTTCTAA